The Bacteroidia bacterium genome includes a window with the following:
- a CDS encoding superoxide dismutase, translating into MAHELPPLPYAYNALEPYIDEQTMRLHHDIHHKAYVNGLNAAEEKLALAIQNGDFSSVKALMKECAFHGSGHLLHCIFWNNMAPPGNGGGGEPTGSLAEKINKDFGSYKNFKSLFTAAANAVEGSGWAILAHRKIDDKLVVLQAEKHQQLTQWGVTPILVLDVWEHAYYLKYQNRRAEYVNAWWEVVNWSNVQLNYDSI; encoded by the coding sequence ATATAATGCGTTAGAGCCATACATTGATGAGCAAACCATGCGTTTGCATCATGATATTCATCATAAGGCGTATGTCAATGGCTTAAATGCCGCAGAGGAAAAATTAGCCTTAGCGATTCAAAACGGAGATTTTAGTTCCGTTAAAGCTTTAATGAAAGAATGTGCTTTCCATGGTTCAGGACACTTATTACACTGTATTTTCTGGAACAACATGGCGCCCCCTGGTAACGGCGGAGGAGGAGAACCGACAGGTAGCTTAGCTGAAAAAATTAACAAAGATTTCGGTAGCTACAAGAACTTTAAATCCCTCTTCACTGCTGCAGCTAACGCAGTAGAAGGAAGCGGCTGGGCAATTTTAGCACACAGAAAAATAGACGACAAACTCGTAGTACTACAAGCAGAAAAGCATCAGCAGCTTACTCAATGGGGTGTTACACCTATTCTGGTTCTAGATGTATGGGAACACGCTTACTACCTCAAATACCAAAACCGCAGAGCAGAATATGTAAATGCTTGGTGGGAGGTAGTCAATTGGTCTAACGTACAACTTAACTACGATTCTATCTAA